In Ilumatobacter fluminis, the following proteins share a genomic window:
- a CDS encoding putative baseplate assembly protein produces the protein MSLPTPRLDDRSFQDLVDEAKRYVQQRCPEWTDHNVSDPGVTLIETFASMTDVLLYRLNRVPDRHYVKFLELIGVQLFPPTAANVDVTFWLSAPATEPLRIPEHTEVATARTPEDEPIDFSTTRPLTIVPTTVDHVASQRADDDLVRHHDEAFVGGQPFFCFSETPVAGDRFLIGLDDSAPSNALLLRFACDIEGIGVDPTNPPLAWEAWNGDGWSPCDVESDTTGGLNRAGDVVIHLPDDHEVSVVDGANGGWLRARVVEAFETQPEYSASPRILALEVMTVGGTAPAVHAKTVVNETLGVSDGVPGQRFRLEHAPVVPGQEVVVEVSGDDGWVDWRSVSDFADSEPDSRHFQLDATSGEVAFGPMVRLADGGVQQYGAVPPTGATIRVERYRTGGGRKANVAAGAITILRTPIPTVNRVVNRRSAAGGLDGEDLENAKVRGPITLRTRNRAVTVEDYEQLARLAAPEILRVRAVPAADSSGVRVLVVPAVADDEQGRLRFEQLIPDDGSLERIADYLDERRTIGARVVVEPPRYQGVTVVARVRARRRFATEPLRDDCLRALYDYLHPTHGGPDGDGWPFGRPVHVGEVYAVLQRLPGTDIIEDARLFAADPVTGERGESVQRLVLDPHSLVFSYEHQVQVVDR, from the coding sequence ATGTCGTTGCCCACACCACGCCTCGACGACCGCTCGTTCCAAGACCTCGTCGACGAGGCCAAGCGCTACGTGCAGCAGCGATGCCCGGAATGGACCGATCACAACGTGTCCGATCCCGGCGTCACCCTGATCGAGACGTTCGCCTCGATGACCGACGTCCTGCTGTACCGACTGAACCGTGTGCCCGACCGGCACTACGTCAAGTTCCTCGAACTCATCGGGGTCCAACTCTTCCCGCCGACGGCCGCCAACGTCGACGTCACCTTCTGGCTGTCGGCGCCCGCCACCGAGCCACTCAGGATCCCCGAGCACACCGAGGTCGCGACGGCGCGCACGCCCGAGGACGAACCGATCGACTTCTCCACGACCCGGCCCCTGACCATCGTGCCGACGACCGTCGACCACGTGGCCAGCCAACGGGCCGACGACGACCTGGTCCGGCACCACGACGAGGCGTTCGTCGGTGGGCAACCCTTCTTCTGCTTCAGCGAGACGCCCGTGGCGGGCGACCGGTTCCTGATCGGGCTCGACGACAGTGCGCCGTCGAACGCGCTCCTGCTGCGCTTCGCGTGCGACATCGAGGGCATCGGCGTCGACCCGACCAATCCGCCGCTCGCGTGGGAGGCGTGGAACGGTGACGGGTGGTCGCCGTGCGACGTCGAGAGCGACACGACCGGTGGTCTGAACCGGGCCGGCGACGTCGTGATCCACCTGCCCGACGACCACGAGGTGTCGGTCGTCGACGGCGCGAACGGCGGGTGGTTGCGCGCTCGGGTGGTCGAAGCGTTCGAGACCCAGCCGGAGTACTCCGCGTCGCCGCGCATCCTCGCGCTCGAGGTGATGACCGTCGGCGGCACCGCACCGGCAGTACACGCCAAGACCGTCGTGAACGAGACGCTCGGTGTATCCGATGGCGTTCCCGGCCAACGGTTCCGGCTCGAACACGCGCCCGTCGTTCCCGGCCAGGAGGTCGTCGTCGAGGTGTCCGGTGACGACGGCTGGGTCGACTGGCGTTCGGTGTCCGACTTCGCCGACTCCGAGCCCGACTCGCGTCACTTCCAGCTCGACGCGACGTCGGGTGAGGTCGCGTTCGGTCCGATGGTGCGCCTCGCCGACGGCGGAGTGCAGCAGTACGGCGCTGTTCCACCGACCGGAGCGACCATCCGGGTCGAGCGGTACCGGACCGGGGGCGGCCGCAAGGCCAACGTCGCCGCCGGTGCGATCACGATCCTCCGGACACCGATCCCGACCGTCAATCGAGTCGTCAACCGGCGCTCGGCCGCCGGCGGCCTCGACGGTGAAGACCTGGAGAACGCCAAGGTGCGTGGTCCGATCACGCTCCGCACCCGGAACCGTGCCGTGACGGTGGAGGACTACGAGCAACTGGCCCGCCTCGCGGCACCCGAGATCCTCCGAGTTCGAGCGGTGCCGGCCGCCGACTCGAGCGGTGTGCGCGTGCTCGTCGTGCCCGCCGTCGCCGACGACGAGCAGGGACGGCTCCGCTTCGAGCAGCTGATCCCCGACGACGGGTCGCTCGAACGGATCGCCGACTACCTCGACGAACGGCGCACGATCGGCGCTCGGGTGGTCGTCGAGCCGCCGCGCTACCAGGGCGTGACGGTCGTCGCCCGGGTCCGTGCCCGACGACGTTTCGCCACCGAGCCACTGCGCGACGACTGTCTCCGCGCGCTGTACGACTACCTCCACCCGACCCACGGCGGACCCGACGGCGACGGCTGGCCCTTCGGCCGTCCCGTCCACGTCGGCGAGGTGTACGCAGTACTGCAACGGCTACCCGGCACCGACATCATCGAGGACGCCCGCTTGTTCGCAGCCGATCCGGTGACGGGGGAGCGCGGCGAGAGCGTGCAGCGGCTCGTGCTCGATCCGCACAGCCTCGTCTTCTCGTACGAGCACCAGGTGCAGGTGGTCGACCGATGA
- a CDS encoding GPW/gp25 family protein, which translates to MAQQFIGRGWSFPLRIDAAGGVAMVSDDHNIQQAMRLVLGTAPGERPMRPAFGCRIHEHVFASADATTAGLIAHEVRTSLKQWEPRIDVTDVDVGFDDDRPSIVYIDISYRIKSTNDARNLVFPFYTIPGED; encoded by the coding sequence GTGGCTCAGCAGTTCATCGGACGCGGGTGGTCGTTCCCGCTACGCATCGACGCGGCCGGCGGCGTCGCCATGGTGTCCGACGACCACAACATCCAGCAGGCCATGCGACTCGTTCTCGGCACTGCGCCAGGCGAGCGACCGATGCGGCCGGCATTCGGCTGCCGCATCCACGAGCACGTGTTCGCGTCTGCCGACGCCACCACGGCCGGACTGATCGCGCACGAGGTGCGCACGTCGCTCAAGCAGTGGGAACCGCGTATCGACGTCACCGACGTTGACGTCGGATTCGACGACGACCGGCCGAGCATCGTCTACATCGACATCTCGTACCGCATCAAGTCGACGAACGACGCCCGCAACCTCGTCTTCCCCTTCTACACGATCCCCGGAGAGGACTGA
- a CDS encoding PAAR domain-containing protein: MGTPAAVQNDLITATCAGHQIPNPASGAPQPGPPFPFSAPVTLGCEPTVLIGGVPAAVVGANGLNTPPHVGLHVSDPFAVPAVQKGTITGGSPTVLIGGKPAARTGSSCIVCFGAPGQLTGTAATVQIA, from the coding sequence ATGGGAACACCGGCAGCAGTGCAGAACGACCTGATCACCGCGACGTGCGCGGGGCACCAGATCCCGAACCCGGCGTCGGGGGCGCCACAGCCCGGCCCGCCGTTCCCGTTCAGCGCGCCGGTGACGCTCGGGTGCGAGCCGACCGTCCTCATCGGTGGGGTGCCCGCCGCGGTCGTGGGCGCCAACGGCCTGAACACACCACCGCACGTCGGCCTGCACGTGAGCGACCCCTTCGCCGTGCCGGCGGTCCAGAAAGGAACGATCACCGGCGGGAGCCCTACGGTGCTGATCGGCGGCAAGCCGGCGGCGCGAACGGGCTCGTCGTGCATCGTGTGCTTCGGTGCGCCGGGGCAACTGACGGGGACGGCGGCGACCGTCCAGATCGCGTGA
- a CDS encoding VgrG-related protein, with translation MTVQVRAQFPFVGIDGTPMREEIRREIVEVWVDDHLVLPDSVFVRLRFDDPELWTRLGISIGQTIDIRAGQLGEAAEATLIKAEITSIEAVYEYGNRFLVIRGYDASHRLQSGRKTRSFNNVTDSDLARRIAGDAGLSVGTVDSTTTVHDHVSQINTTDWEFLRWRAQEIGFKVAVRDGQFSFTAADGDSGGGGLGSAAGGLLGGGASDLAVGQGLLCFRPRVTGAQQVSRVEARGWDMARKQAVTHEADAATSSVTLEESRWTPTDLADVFGGQPYLTCERPIATAEEAQALAESTAALIASSFAEAEGTAEGNPVIVTGGKLTISGAGPFDGEYFVSHARHRFDESGYHTDFEVAGHQERSLLGLSSLGATANGAPPIFGAVVALVTNAQDPEKIGRVKVKFPWLSDDYESDWARVAYPGAGSLRGFFNTPEVDDEVLVVFERGDMRRPYVLGGLYNGLDAPPSDSYVDGSDGGIKARRWTSTKGHEIAISEQSDDDSIVLTSSNGGFRITISETDELIEVKSDAKVLVEAAREIELKGGDVKISGTSVTIEADGNLEMSGANATLEGSGQTEVKGGIVKLN, from the coding sequence GTGACCGTCCAGGTACGCGCCCAGTTCCCGTTCGTCGGCATCGACGGCACGCCGATGCGGGAGGAGATCCGACGCGAGATCGTCGAGGTCTGGGTCGACGACCATCTGGTGCTGCCCGACTCCGTCTTCGTCCGCCTGCGGTTCGACGACCCCGAGCTGTGGACGCGACTCGGCATCTCGATCGGGCAGACGATCGACATCCGTGCCGGTCAACTCGGCGAGGCGGCCGAAGCGACGCTCATCAAGGCCGAGATCACCTCGATCGAAGCGGTGTACGAGTACGGCAACCGCTTCTTGGTGATCCGGGGCTACGACGCCTCGCACCGTTTGCAGTCCGGTCGCAAGACCCGCTCGTTCAACAATGTGACCGACAGCGACCTCGCTCGGCGGATCGCCGGCGACGCCGGTCTGTCGGTCGGCACGGTCGATTCGACCACGACGGTGCACGACCACGTGAGCCAGATCAACACGACCGATTGGGAGTTCCTCCGGTGGCGGGCACAGGAGATCGGCTTCAAGGTCGCCGTACGCGACGGGCAGTTCTCGTTCACAGCGGCCGACGGCGACAGCGGCGGGGGCGGACTCGGCAGTGCAGCGGGCGGGCTCCTCGGAGGAGGCGCATCCGACTTGGCGGTCGGCCAGGGCCTGCTGTGTTTCCGGCCCCGAGTGACCGGCGCCCAACAGGTGTCGCGCGTCGAGGCACGCGGCTGGGACATGGCCCGGAAGCAGGCCGTCACCCACGAAGCCGATGCGGCGACGTCGAGCGTGACGTTGGAAGAGTCACGGTGGACGCCGACCGACCTCGCCGACGTGTTCGGCGGCCAGCCGTACCTCACCTGTGAGCGACCGATCGCGACGGCCGAGGAGGCGCAGGCGCTCGCCGAGTCGACCGCCGCGCTGATCGCCTCCTCGTTCGCCGAAGCCGAGGGCACCGCCGAGGGCAATCCGGTGATCGTCACCGGCGGCAAGCTGACGATCTCCGGTGCCGGACCGTTCGACGGCGAGTACTTCGTGTCGCACGCACGCCATCGGTTCGACGAGTCGGGCTACCACACCGACTTCGAGGTCGCCGGTCATCAGGAACGCTCGCTGCTCGGGCTCTCGTCGCTCGGCGCCACCGCGAACGGAGCCCCACCGATCTTCGGCGCCGTCGTCGCGCTCGTCACCAACGCACAGGATCCGGAGAAGATCGGACGGGTCAAGGTGAAGTTCCCATGGCTCAGCGACGACTACGAGAGCGACTGGGCCCGTGTCGCCTATCCGGGGGCGGGCAGCCTGCGCGGCTTCTTCAACACGCCCGAGGTCGACGACGAGGTGCTGGTCGTGTTCGAACGCGGCGACATGCGTCGCCCGTACGTGCTCGGCGGCTTGTACAACGGCCTCGACGCACCGCCCTCCGACTCCTACGTCGACGGCAGCGACGGCGGCATCAAGGCCCGTCGGTGGACGAGTACCAAAGGCCACGAGATCGCGATCAGCGAGCAGAGCGACGACGACTCGATCGTGCTGACGTCGAGCAACGGAGGCTTCCGCATCACCATCTCGGAGACCGACGAACTGATCGAGGTCAAGAGCGACGCCAAGGTGCTCGTCGAGGCGGCGCGCGAGATCGAACTGAAGGGTGGCGACGTCAAGATCTCCGGCACGTCGGTGACGATCGAAGCCGACGGCAACCTCGAGATGAGCGGCGCCAACGCCACGCTCGAAGGCAGCGGCCAGACCGAAGTGAAGGGCGGCATCGTGAAGCTCAACTGA
- a CDS encoding peptidoglycan-binding protein, producing the protein MKLEKAKLVKMAGGGGGGLGGAIAGAAANAAGVDGMVPTVWTDSEMNFRFNPTQLTLDKSATYGGQNNRESEQGGQEQFANTGTRTLGFTALLDEWEAPAGSDVGDMVSKLQNWCNPDPKSPENRREPPLVMFVWGKFGFTGKLETVNATFELFRKDGTPARAEVTVSMKERPDEQVPTNPTSGGPPGRRSRSLVEGDSLAGIAYRELGDAKLWRVIADMNGIDDPLSVAPGTVVLLPSADDAATELRRLRASA; encoded by the coding sequence ATGAAGCTGGAGAAGGCCAAGCTGGTGAAGATGGCGGGCGGCGGTGGCGGCGGCCTCGGCGGAGCGATCGCCGGCGCCGCCGCGAACGCAGCGGGTGTGGACGGGATGGTCCCGACCGTCTGGACCGACAGCGAGATGAACTTCCGCTTCAATCCGACCCAACTCACCCTCGACAAGTCGGCGACGTACGGCGGCCAGAACAACCGGGAGAGCGAGCAGGGCGGCCAGGAACAGTTCGCGAACACCGGCACGCGCACCCTCGGCTTCACCGCGCTGCTCGACGAGTGGGAGGCGCCGGCCGGATCCGACGTCGGCGACATGGTGTCGAAGCTCCAGAACTGGTGCAACCCCGATCCGAAGAGCCCGGAGAACCGGCGCGAACCGCCGCTCGTGATGTTCGTCTGGGGCAAGTTCGGGTTCACGGGCAAGCTCGAGACGGTCAACGCCACGTTCGAACTGTTCCGCAAGGACGGCACGCCGGCCCGAGCCGAGGTGACGGTCAGCATGAAGGAACGGCCGGACGAACAGGTGCCCACCAACCCCACCTCCGGCGGACCCCCCGGTCGGCGCTCGCGGTCCCTCGTCGAGGGCGACTCGCTGGCCGGTATCGCCTACCGCGAACTGGGGGACGCCAAGCTCTGGCGGGTCATCGCCGACATGAACGGCATCGACGACCCGCTGTCGGTCGCCCCGGGCACGGTCGTGCTCCTGCCGTCGGCCGACGACGCCGCCACCGAACTCCGACGACTGCGGGCCTCGGCGTGA
- a CDS encoding phage tail protein: MTEPAVQAGFKVAVDNCPLGTFAKCEGLKATYSVKTYEEGGQNGYVHQMPGRLSYENVTLTRAVNSESIGLASWFASYQSMVKRSTGRISVMDTAGKEIVTWSLMGVFPVTWSAGAIEAGATGVLTETLVIAHEGFFDLGMAGNAANL, encoded by the coding sequence ATGACCGAACCAGCCGTGCAGGCGGGCTTCAAGGTGGCGGTCGACAACTGCCCGCTCGGCACCTTCGCCAAGTGCGAAGGCCTCAAGGCAACCTATTCGGTGAAGACCTACGAGGAGGGCGGCCAGAACGGCTATGTGCATCAGATGCCGGGCCGACTCTCGTACGAGAACGTCACGCTGACACGGGCCGTGAACAGCGAGTCGATCGGCCTGGCCTCGTGGTTCGCCTCGTACCAGTCGATGGTGAAGCGGTCGACCGGCCGGATCTCGGTCATGGACACCGCCGGCAAGGAGATCGTCACGTGGAGCCTGATGGGCGTGTTCCCCGTGACGTGGTCGGCCGGGGCGATCGAGGCCGGCGCCACCGGGGTCCTGACCGAAACCTTGGTGATCGCCCACGAAGGCTTCTTCGACCTGGGCATGGCGGGCAACGCCGCCAACTTGTGA
- a CDS encoding DUF4157 domain-containing protein — protein MQRAPESVPPAVRSELEPQFGESLADVRVHRGPEVSDAARSISAKAFATGGEVFLPDEHGPAESGEGRKILSHELTHVVQQRRLGADLPDEGSSAGAALEREAREVGGQATPVQARPIPASAGGEQRLAAPALPPRPSRSVPTASGSDLDPAGQAAMVARIQTAATGAGIAVNVPAAGGSAARPGTQRLADGGQPASQAGPTPASAATPTPSTSSGAVTSRVTSSSVTSSVASSTERSADELDALAGQLYPRMRTRLRSELLTDRERSGRLFDR, from the coding sequence GTGCAGCGTGCCCCCGAGTCGGTGCCGCCTGCGGTGCGGAGCGAGCTCGAGCCGCAGTTCGGTGAGTCGCTCGCCGACGTGCGGGTGCACCGGGGCCCGGAGGTCAGCGATGCGGCACGGTCGATCTCGGCCAAGGCATTCGCGACCGGCGGTGAGGTCTTCCTCCCCGACGAGCACGGTCCTGCCGAGTCGGGCGAAGGACGCAAGATCCTGTCGCACGAGCTCACCCACGTCGTCCAGCAGCGCCGACTCGGTGCCGACCTGCCCGACGAGGGTTCGTCGGCAGGAGCGGCGCTCGAACGCGAGGCACGAGAGGTCGGCGGCCAGGCGACACCGGTGCAGGCGCGCCCGATCCCTGCGTCTGCTGGCGGAGAGCAGCGCCTGGCCGCCCCGGCACTGCCGCCGCGACCGAGCCGGTCGGTCCCGACCGCATCGGGCAGCGATCTCGACCCGGCGGGTCAGGCCGCCATGGTCGCCCGCATCCAGACCGCAGCGACGGGAGCGGGCATCGCGGTGAACGTACCGGCAGCCGGCGGCAGTGCTGCTCGCCCCGGCACGCAACGGCTCGCCGACGGCGGCCAGCCCGCATCGCAAGCCGGCCCGACACCGGCGTCGGCCGCAACGCCGACGCCCTCGACATCGTCGGGCGCGGTCACGTCGAGGGTCACCTCGTCGTCGGTCACCTCGTCGGTGGCCTCGTCGACCGAGCGGTCGGCCGACGAGCTCGATGCGCTCGCGGGCCAGCTCTATCCACGCATGCGGACCCGACTCCGTTCCGAACTCCTGACCGACCGCGAACGGTCCGGACGCCTCTTCGACCGGTGA
- a CDS encoding DUF6760 family protein — translation MTYAADRLYEEVAYVAYHFHWDLDQILDLEHGVRHQFIDQIGSINERISAGE, via the coding sequence GTGACGTACGCAGCCGATCGCCTGTACGAGGAGGTTGCGTACGTCGCCTACCACTTCCACTGGGACCTCGACCAGATCCTCGACCTCGAACACGGGGTCCGACACCAGTTCATCGATCAGATCGGCTCGATCAACGAGCGCATCTCGGCGGGGGAGTGA
- a CDS encoding phage tail protein → MPIGEDAIAGYTFKIEIDGQVIAQFKELSGLEASREVIEHRENNMAGKEVIKKLPGKKSWGDITLKRGVTDNMVVWEWFQKVMDGLIDEARKNGSIVLYDYAGGETGRWNLTNCWPSKVAVNGMQAGSSDVLVEEMTLVHEGVEPA, encoded by the coding sequence ATGCCCATCGGCGAAGACGCCATTGCGGGTTACACGTTCAAGATCGAGATCGACGGCCAGGTCATCGCCCAGTTCAAGGAGCTGAGCGGACTCGAGGCGTCGCGCGAGGTCATCGAACACCGCGAGAACAACATGGCCGGCAAGGAGGTCATCAAGAAGCTGCCCGGCAAGAAGTCGTGGGGCGACATCACGCTCAAGCGTGGCGTGACCGACAACATGGTCGTCTGGGAATGGTTCCAGAAGGTCATGGACGGCCTCATCGACGAGGCCCGAAAAAACGGCTCGATCGTGCTCTACGACTACGCCGGCGGTGAGACCGGGCGATGGAACCTGACGAACTGCTGGCCGTCGAAGGTCGCGGTGAACGGGATGCAGGCGGGCAGCTCCGATGTGCTCGTCGAAGAGATGACCCTCGTCCACGAGGGCGTGGAACCGGCCTGA
- a CDS encoding phage tail sheath family protein has protein sequence MPQYLSPGVYVEEVEAGSRPIEGVATSVAAFVGMAKAGPVNRPTLVTNWTQFTQTFGDHMEGSYLAHAVYGYFNNGGGSAYVVRIGAPDDDADTPQLVPATSALPTAADGDQLGYEVSAKEAGSEGNGLRVEVQEASEPGDDGSAFKIVVKRGDQELESFDNLTTGRGRQNVATHVNANSQLIEMTETSVKGSIERRPATGASVELAGGGEAAPLPAQLDAADYVGDAADRTGFAGLEAIEDITMLMVPDLMAAYQQRLIDLEGVQAVQLAMIAHAELMGDRLAILDPPPALNAQQVKEWRVDKAGYDSKQAALYWPWVKVFDPASGQNQFVPPCGHMAGIWARSDATRGVHKAPANEVVRGAIALETNITRSEHDGLNPNGVNVIRSFPGMGIRVWGARTLSSDPAWRYINVRRLFNYLEESIMGGTQWVVFEPNDYDLWQRIRRTIAAFLVRQWRDGALFGQTPADAFYVKCDDETNPSEMIDAGQVTCEIGVAPVKPAEFVVFRLAQFSGGTSISE, from the coding sequence ATGCCCCAGTACCTGTCACCGGGGGTCTACGTGGAGGAGGTCGAGGCAGGGTCTCGACCGATCGAGGGCGTCGCCACATCGGTGGCCGCGTTCGTCGGGATGGCGAAAGCCGGCCCGGTGAACCGTCCGACCCTCGTCACGAACTGGACCCAGTTCACCCAGACCTTCGGGGATCACATGGAGGGCTCGTACCTGGCGCACGCCGTGTACGGCTACTTCAACAACGGCGGTGGCTCGGCCTACGTCGTCCGTATCGGTGCGCCCGACGACGACGCCGACACCCCGCAGCTGGTGCCCGCCACCTCGGCGCTCCCCACGGCGGCCGACGGCGACCAGCTCGGCTACGAGGTCAGCGCCAAGGAAGCAGGGTCCGAAGGCAACGGCTTGCGGGTCGAGGTCCAGGAGGCGTCGGAGCCCGGTGACGACGGTTCGGCGTTCAAGATCGTCGTCAAGCGCGGCGACCAGGAACTCGAATCGTTCGACAACCTCACGACCGGTCGTGGACGTCAGAACGTGGCGACGCACGTGAACGCCAACTCGCAGTTGATCGAGATGACCGAGACATCGGTGAAGGGTTCGATCGAGCGTCGGCCTGCGACCGGGGCATCGGTCGAGCTCGCCGGAGGCGGCGAGGCGGCGCCGTTGCCGGCGCAGCTCGACGCGGCCGACTACGTCGGGGACGCCGCCGACCGCACCGGCTTCGCCGGGCTCGAGGCGATCGAGGACATCACCATGCTGATGGTGCCCGACCTGATGGCCGCCTACCAGCAGCGACTGATCGATCTCGAGGGCGTGCAGGCCGTCCAGCTCGCGATGATCGCTCATGCCGAGCTGATGGGCGACCGCCTCGCGATCCTCGATCCACCGCCGGCGCTCAACGCTCAGCAGGTGAAGGAGTGGCGTGTCGACAAGGCGGGCTACGACTCCAAGCAGGCGGCGCTCTACTGGCCCTGGGTGAAGGTCTTCGACCCGGCCTCGGGACAGAACCAGTTCGTGCCGCCGTGCGGACACATGGCCGGCATCTGGGCACGCAGCGATGCGACTCGCGGCGTCCACAAGGCACCGGCGAACGAGGTCGTCCGCGGGGCGATCGCGCTCGAGACCAACATCACTCGCAGCGAGCACGACGGCCTCAACCCGAACGGCGTGAACGTCATCCGGTCGTTCCCCGGCATGGGCATCCGGGTCTGGGGTGCACGCACGCTGTCGTCCGATCCGGCATGGCGCTACATCAACGTCCGACGGCTCTTCAACTACCTGGAGGAGTCGATCATGGGAGGCACCCAGTGGGTCGTGTTCGAACCGAACGACTACGACCTCTGGCAGCGCATCCGACGCACGATCGCCGCCTTCCTCGTCCGCCAGTGGCGTGACGGAGCGCTGTTCGGCCAGACGCCCGCCGACGCCTTCTACGTGAAGTGCGACGACGAGACGAACCCGTCCGAGATGATCGACGCCGGCCAGGTCACGTGCGAGATCGGCGTCGCACCGGTGAAGCCGGCCGAGTTCGTCGTGTTCCGACTCGCCCAGTTCTCCGGCGGCACCTCGATCTCCGAATAG